Proteins encoded together in one Triticum dicoccoides isolate Atlit2015 ecotype Zavitan chromosome 7B, WEW_v2.0, whole genome shotgun sequence window:
- the LOC119340434 gene encoding probable mediator of RNA polymerase II transcription subunit 19b isoform X2: MDSDDKKFGKGPRELTGAVDLISQYKLELHHDFFCKRPLPLAISDTHYLHNVVGDTEIRKGEGMELDQLVQNAYLRDKPASIKPFDMETLGQAFQLRETAPVDLPSAEKGIPTISGKPKSESKDKEKKHKKHKDKDKDREHKKHKHRHKDRSKDKDKDKDRKKDKHHEKKRKHEVTEDSADVHKHKKSKHKSSKTDEMGNGLS; encoded by the exons GACCTAGGGAGCTCACTGGTGCTGTTGATTTAATAAGTCAGTACAAATTGGAGCTGCACCATGATTTCTTTTGCAAGAGGCCTTTGCCACTTGCAATCTCAGATACACATTACCTTCACAATGTAGTGGGGGACACTGAAATTCGGAAAGGAGAAGGAATGGAGCTAGATCAACTCGTTCAGAATGCATACTTAAGGGATAAGCCTGCTTCTATTAAGCCCTTTGATATGGAAACACTGGGGCAAGCATTTCAGCTTCGAGAAACTGCTCCAGTAGATTTACCCTCT GCTGAAAAAGGTATACCTACCATTTCGGGCAAACCGAAAAGTGAGTCCAAGGACAAAGAGAAAAAACATAAAAAGCACAAAGACAAAGATAAGGACAGGGAGCATAAGAAGCACAAACATCGACATAAGGATCGGTCTAAAGACAAAGACAAGGACAAGGATAGGAAAAAGGATAAGCATCATGAGAAG AAGAGGAAGCATGAGGTGACGGAGGATTCGGCAGACGTGCATAAGCACAAAAAAAGCAAG CATAAGAGTTCCAAAACCGATGAGATGGGTAATGGACTTAGTTAG
- the LOC119340434 gene encoding probable mediator of RNA polymerase II transcription subunit 19b isoform X1 yields the protein MDSDDKKFGKGPRELTGAVDLISQYKLELHHDFFCKRPLPLAISDTHYLHNVVGDTEIRKGEGMELDQLVQNAYLRDKPASIKPFDMETLGQAFQLRETAPVDLPSAEKGIPTISGKPKSESKDKEKKHKKHKDKDKDREHKKHKHRHKDRSKDKDKDKDRKKDKHHEKKRKHEVTEDSADVHKHKKSKVIYNYYLLPGTTNFLAAHFVGLLT from the exons GACCTAGGGAGCTCACTGGTGCTGTTGATTTAATAAGTCAGTACAAATTGGAGCTGCACCATGATTTCTTTTGCAAGAGGCCTTTGCCACTTGCAATCTCAGATACACATTACCTTCACAATGTAGTGGGGGACACTGAAATTCGGAAAGGAGAAGGAATGGAGCTAGATCAACTCGTTCAGAATGCATACTTAAGGGATAAGCCTGCTTCTATTAAGCCCTTTGATATGGAAACACTGGGGCAAGCATTTCAGCTTCGAGAAACTGCTCCAGTAGATTTACCCTCT GCTGAAAAAGGTATACCTACCATTTCGGGCAAACCGAAAAGTGAGTCCAAGGACAAAGAGAAAAAACATAAAAAGCACAAAGACAAAGATAAGGACAGGGAGCATAAGAAGCACAAACATCGACATAAGGATCGGTCTAAAGACAAAGACAAGGACAAGGATAGGAAAAAGGATAAGCATCATGAGAAG AAGAGGAAGCATGAGGTGACGGAGGATTCGGCAGACGTGCATAAGCACAAAAAAAGCAAGGTGATATACAATTATTATTTGCTTCCTGGTACAACAAATTTCCTTGCAGCACATTTTGTTGGTTTGTTAACATGA